In the genome of Etheostoma cragini isolate CJK2018 chromosome 5, CSU_Ecrag_1.0, whole genome shotgun sequence, the window AACAGTGTNNNNNNNNNNNNNNNNNNNNNNNNNNNNNNNNNNNNNNNNNNNNNNNNNNNNNNNNNNNNNNNNNNNNNNNNNNNNNNNNNNNNNNNNNNNNNNNNNNNNAAAGCAacttaaacatttcaaaaacagtgCTGACTCTAGCTAGTATATTTTTTACTACGCAACATTTTGATGCACACCAGTGGTGTGCTTTACTTTTATAAGGAAATCACTGTAGATAAAGAGCAGACAAACGTGTATTCAGACGGCAGATCCTCAAGAACTTTGCAATGTCAAGGCATACAAATGTAAAAGGTGCAAAGCATCAAGCATATCACCGTGTGCTGAGGTGAGAGTTTCATCCCTCTACTGGTTCTTTGTGCTAAGGATGGCATAGCTTAGTCCAGCTGATAAGGCAAATAAAGTCACACGAAAGACAGGGACGGCACATTGTAATATGGCATCTTTGAGACCAATGCCTGTCTTAAAGTACAAGGCAAACCAGTTGCATTAGTGTCGTTAATCTATTTCTTGCTATGGAACAACACAAGTACAACAACATGAGAaatggttttcttttaaatctacCCTGAGCTGTGAATTTAACTTAGAATTTGGCACTGAAATGACAGACTGGCACAACAGGTCAAGGAATGTTAACTTAAAATTAATATCATGACAAGtaacttacatttaaaaaatagaatcACCTGAATTTACCGTTTATGCACTTAAATACTATCCaccaaatcaaaagaaaaaaagttcatGAATATAAAGAGAAAGTGTCTGACAACTGTCAGATGTTGTCAGTGAAATGCTAATTAATGCATGTTTGCTTAAACATAGGTAGTCGTGAACGTTTTTACACAATACAGCAGTGGCTATGGTGACATAAAGTGCACGGACAAAGTACCGAAGTGTGGACTAGTAGTGGTGCCAGTTTGCCTTCTGGGCACTGccgaggtgcccttgagcaaggcaccaagcCCCCCCCAACTGTTCAGGGCGCCATTCCATGCATCAGCCCCCTCACCCTGACATGTTTCCAAACATAATGCATGTGTATAGGTCCtactgtgcgtgcgtgcgtgcgtgcgtgcgtgcgtgcgtgcgtgcgtgcgtgcgtgcgtgcgtgcgtgcgtgcatgcatgcatgcatgcatgcatgcatgtctgtctctctctctgtgtctctctgtgtctctctgtgtctctctctctctctctctctctccctctctctctctctctctctctctctctcttctctctcNNNNNNNNNNNNNNNNNNNNNNNNNNNNNNNNNNNNNNNNNNNNNNNNNNNNNNNNNNNNNNNNNNNNNNNNNGACAAATTTGAAATTCCTCTTACAGGCTTGAtgaaagtatacattattattacttttcttcCTCTAAACAAGAGTGCATCTTTCCAATTCGGAGTGCAGATTTATTGCTGGTTCATTGCCAGCCCTGTCAAGCCACATTTAAGACATATCATTTCATCTATTCTTCAACCCCCTTAAAAACCAAAAGCATTCTAGCGGTAGGCTTTGAAGATATTTTATAACCTAATAGTCCATTAGGTGGAAGACTGCAGGAACGATACAATCAGagatcttttttattattggcTGTGGAAGGCACATGAGGATGAGGTTCAGCTTAAGGATGGAGCATCAGAAGGGAACACAAGTTTCATTCTAATTCTTGGGGCGGACGGATATAATTTGCAGGTagaagtcagaaaaaaagagcaggtCAGAGGAGACATGAGCTTCACTGCTCTGGCAGCAGATCCCCTAGTTGACATTCCCAATTGAAAAACCAAACATCTCCTGCTATTTCATGGCATGTGTGCTCACAAGAACATActtgcatacagtatgtgtgtgtgagtttatgtATCTTTAATGTCTTCAGTAAACCCTTGTAAAGAAAGCTATCTCATCCAGGTCCACCGGGTAGTCAGTAAGGTACATGGGGCCTTTATCAAAATGTTCCCCCTTGTAGCTTTTCCATCGTCCTGCAGGCAGGTAGATGTCCCTCTCCTGCTTTCCTGGCTCCAACACTGGAGCCACCATCAGATCATCCCCGATCAGGAATTGGGAGTCGATCTTGTAGGCTGCCTCGTCAACGTTCGCAATCCACCAGAGGGGTCTTATGATAGGGTCTCCTGTTTTAAGAACCTCACCTGCAAGTTCGAGAACTCTTGGGGCCACCAGAGTTTCATGGAGCTCTGTGAATTTCTGCGCTATCTGTACCACCTGCAGCAGAACGCACAAAGATACAGTTTTAGCATCACAGTGGAACATGGTGGCTGGCTATTTAAATCACTTATCTGGGtgattttcttcatttatatCACCTACTCATCTAGCAAATTTTCAAATTGGTTATCATGCTTACCTAATAAAGAAACAACTTAAGCTTGAAACATTGTACCTTTTCtaaatgtaataaagtaaaaataaaatcagttatTCTACAGTGTTATAGGGCTGGTGCAATACAGACCAAAAACCATAAGTTGATATTTTTTGGCTGAATGGCGATATacaatgccatttaaaaaaaaaaggtttaaggCTTAAATCCCGTAATACTGTTCTTCCGGGTTTGTCGCCGTGGCTTGAACTTGATTGGAAATTGGTCATGTAACATTAAACCGTATCAATGTGAACGGTACTGTTTAATCTCATATCTAGTTTGAAAATACTGTGTATAAGGCAAAACATTGATACATGGCCGAGCCCTACAGTTTGGCGATTGAACGATTCTACTCATAGTGAATTTAATTGTAAGCACAGGAAATAACAGAACCTGGGGAAATAAACATGTCTCTCTTACAAATAAACTAAATGTTTCGCTTTGCTCACCTCATTGTCATAGGCCCACGGTGGTATAGAGAACTGCATGGCAGGCATGAAAGCAGACAGCTCCAACCATCGGATGTACAGCTCTCTGTCCGGCAGAACATTTTTGCCATTTAAACCacctaaaaatacaaaaagacaagGACTGTAAACTGATACCGTACCAAAGGTTAATATGTGTCTTTAAGATGGCCAACTTTAGATGCTCTAAAACTCTCTGTAGTCATGTTATGGGCATCATACCTGCAGTGCGGTTGAGGTATGCATTCCCTCCTATCATATCAGGTAAGACAAACTGGTAGCCCAGAATGCTAATAGTCAGAACAGTCGGGATGATGGACTTGAGGCCCAGCTCGTAACCCCACACAGAGTCTCTGTCAATGATCCTGAAGAAGCACGAGATGTCCTGACTCTGATAACCAACCCTCAGCTCTGCACGCTCACTGAATGGGATGGCCATCTCTGTGTAGTAGCGGGTGAAGGTGGAAGGGTCAGACAGTGGCACCCGGGTGCTAAACTGGCGTGGGAGATAACTTGTCTCTCCTGCATCAAACTTGAAGGACGTCACATCGTAGCGGGCTTTGATCATACTTAGATGTGAGGAATACCACTCACGGGCTTCTGGGTTGGTAAAGTCCAATATTCCTCCAATGCCGTTCCACCAGCGAACCAGAGCAGGCAGCTCACCGCTAGGCTCCCGGACAAACAGTCCTTTCTCCACAGCAACGCCAAAATTAATGGAGTCGTAGTTGATAAAAGGATGTGTCCAGAGCGCCACTTGAAACCCATCCTCTCTGAGTTTGTCAAACATACCGCTAGCATTGGGGAACTTTTGCGGGTCAAAGTCAAACTCTCCATAGTCAGCCGTGTAGCGGTCGTCCAGCTCCAGATGGGAGCATTTGAAGCTGTGCTTAGTGATATCAGAGGCGTAACGCAGCAGCTTCTCCTGAGTTACAGCCGTCTTGTGGAGAGCCCATGTGGACCACAATGGCTGTTTGAACACTTCAGGAGATGGGACCTTGATAGGCTTTGGAAAATACCGCCGCACCTGGAGACAACACagcaacagttttttgtttttttttcctccaagaATGCAGTAACAAAGTTTGTTCGACTTCTTCATTTTCaagccaagagttagatgataCACCACTCTCATGTATGTCTATTAAATGTTAAGAAGCCAGTTATGACTGGAAATGGAAGGGAACAGCTAGCCTTGCTCCGGAGAGAGTCATTGCTTCCTgccttaatgctaagctaagttaaaTCTGCaatttaatgcagaaatgtgaCAGtgatattgatcttctcatctaatgtCATACAATTCCTTCAAATACTACTTTTGTCAGCAGATGTGAGGAATCAAAACTAGTCTGATTAACCTTTAAAATGCTCGTTACTTTAGCAACTAACCACATTCATGTGGATTTAATCTATTGTttgtactaaactggtttgaatcctacctAAAGAATAgagattactttgtgtcaataggtaattatgcatctgagcgtacaaatatgacgtgcggcGTTCCGCAAGGCTCCATTCtcgggcctcttctgtttaacatgtacatgcttccactggctcagattatggagaaaaacaaaataagttaccatagttatgcagatgacacacaaatttacNNNNNNNNNNNNNNNNNNNNNNNNNNNNNNNNNNNNNNNNNNNNNNNNNNNNNNNNNNNNNNNNNNNNNNNNNNNNNNNNNNNNNNNNNNNNNNNNNNNNtgtgtaaagcactttgaattgccctgttgctgaaatgtgctatacaaataaagctgccttgccttgccttgcctttgtTTTGATTAATGAAGTAATCACCTAGGTCTATAAAAGTACAACAATGTAGTTTTCCAGAATCCATGGTTACACATTAACACGTATTGTTATCGTCCAACAgttcaaaacaaacattatgTCACATTATAGTGatgtgagacagaaaaaaaaaaatcttcacaaTGGATAAACTAGAACCAGAGACTTATTGGTGGTTTTTGGTATATAAATGATTGTTGATAAAATGTCTGCAGTTAAGAGAACATTATGATTGTGATGAACATCCAGCCAACAACTTCAACTTTGCTCTGGTATTTCCTATCATCTTTACTCTCAATATGCCTGGAAAAGAACACATGCATCTTTAATTGTTCTTGTGTAGTGATTTGGTGCGGATCCAAATGTAAACACTTCCTACCTGACCCAAAAGATCCCAAAAGGCAATGCTTCAGACTTTGCCTTTACTCATTTAATCATTCTGAGACTAGTATAAAATACATACTAAGTTTAAACTTCAGGACACTAACTAATCTGCACTTATGTGAATAAGAAAAGTTATATAGGTAATAAGATTGGTGACTGCGCTCTAACCATAAAACTAAATCGACAGTATACCTTTACTTACCATATATTTGTGAATAGAAGTAACATCCGatcccacacacactctataGCTGAGTTCAGGTAATGCTGGCTGACCCTCTGGGGGTCTGAAGGGAGAGTCCTGGTATCTGGCCTGGAACCGCAGTGTCCTGTCCTTTTCTGACCACCCCAAATGAAAAGGTACCGAGTCATTAATCTTGATGGCGGTCGCATTTGAAGACAGCCAATAGCGTTCTAAGATTCCCCCAAAAGCATTCCGATTCAAGTAGACATCACTGGTGATGAAAGGCTCCGGTGCCTTCTCGCCCTGCATCCTGATAGGCCAGTACTGCGTTGCCGTCTCTGCCCCTCCATACCAATGAGAGTCGTTGTAGGCCATGGCATGCTCCACTGATCGCTTATTTTGCAGCTCCTCCCAGCGAACACGGTAACACATCACGGTGTCTTTTGTTTGAACCGTCTGAATAAAGAAGTTGAGCTTGCCACTATCTGACTGAGTGCAGCTCAGAATATTTCCCTCCTTTGAGCAAGAGTCCAGATCCAGAGTGCCAGACCTGGGAGGGAGCATCAACAGAGGGGAAGAATATACAAATTACCATGTTAAGCACAGCACTGAGTTTTATAAGCCTATgtaatatgtattaatatataaaattacTAAAACGGAGAAGAAATATAGCCCCAAAACAgaaagtttttgtttgttccaTACTATTACTCTATTTTACTCCAAGTGCAGGGATTGTACTACGCTATTTCTATTGATGTGAGCTCTGCTGATAGGAGGACATGACTAAATCTGTTTCCCCTAAGGCTGTAATCATGTGTCTGCCTTGTGTGGCTTTCCATTATCCAAACAGACATTTGCAGACAGGCAGCTTTTTAGTATGGCTCAGCACACAAACTGTGTTGATGccaaacaaaaaatgatatGTGTAACCACCAACATTTACTGGCCGTTAGTTTCACAAGCACATTATTAGGGGGAGTTCACACTTTTATTGGTCACACTGTATAATGATTGCTCTGAAATATCTTCACATCTCCAGTACTTAATAGTAAAGCTGAGATTGTTATTgattaacaaaaaatgaatctgCAATTATTTAGATAATTTCCAAGCAGTCTCTGGTACCAGTTTACAAAATCTTTGTAATTTGTTATGCTTTTATCAGTTTTAATTTACTGCAAACCCAATATCTTTGGGTTACAAACTGTTGGTTAAGCAAACttagcaatttaaaaaatgtcacctGGGTCTCTGAAAAGATTCTGGTGAgcatttgtaatttgtttttaacattttatgaacAAAGAGATGAATCAAGACAGTAAACAGATTCATCTATAATGAACTTAATCCCGACAACAAACCCACCTGAAGGTCATACTGAAGATGACAGCCCCTGTCTGGTTATGAATAACAAAACCGTCCTTGTTCAGGTCCAACAGCTCAACCTTCAGCAACTGGGCTTTACGGAGGGACGCGGAGTAGTAGCACCAGGCAACCACTGCAGCCAGCACCAACACACAGCCTAACATGCCTGCCATCACCAGGGGCCGACCTTCACGAGCCAGTTTCTTCTTCAGTGGAGAACCCCCAGCTCCCCCGGCTGTCTGCTGCTCCCCAGGAGCCACTGGGACAATATGATACATTCTGAAGACTTAAGGCAGTGAGGTGTGTAGGGAAGCAGTTTTTGAGGGAGAGTGGAAGGGGTGAACTGATATATTTAAATTGCTGTCAGTGTCTGTGAAAATGTAAGATATCTTCTGCAAACTGGCTGTAGTGGAGATAAAGGAAAGCCTGATGTCTACCTGCCAATTTTTAGCAAAGTCTCCATTTCTGTACGAGGGCTGATTTGTCCGAACCTGCAAGATAGAAACAGAGGTCAATATTCAGTTCAATCATGGCGCgacatgtaaaacatttcaagtAAAAGAAATAAGCCACTCATTATCACGTCATACACTGATCAACCTTAATATCCA includes:
- the LOC117945112 gene encoding myogenesis-regulating glycosidase-like, with translation MYHIVPVAPGEQQTAGGAGGSPLKKKLAREGRPLVMAGMLGCVLVLAAVVAWCYYSASLRKAQLLKVELLDLNKDGFVIHNQTGAVIFSMTFRSGTLDLDSCSKEGNILSCTQSDSGKLNFFIQTVQTKDTVMCYRVRWEELQNKRSVEHAMAYNDSHWYGGAETATQYWPIRMQGEKAPEPFITSDVYLNRNAFGGILERYWLSSNATAIKINDSVPFHLGWSEKDRTLRFQARYQDSPFRPPEGQPALPELSYRVCVGSDVTSIHKYMVRRYFPKPIKVPSPEVFKQPLWSTWALHKTAVTQEKLLRYASDITKHSFKCSHLELDDRYTADYGEFDFDPQKFPNASGMFDKLREDGFQVALWTHPFINYDSINFGVAVEKGLFVREPSGELPALVRWWNGIGGILDFTNPEAREWYSSHLSMIKARYDVTSFKFDAGETSYLPRQFSTRVPLSDPSTFTRYYTEMAIPFSERAELRVGYQSQDISCFFRIIDRDSVWGYELGLKSIIPTVLTISILGYQFVLPDMIGGNAYLNRTAGGLNGKNVLPDRELYIRWLELSAFMPAMQFSIPPWAYDNEVVQIAQKFTELHETLVAPRVLELAGEVLKTGDPIIRPLWWIANVDEAAYKIDSQFLIGDDLMVAPVLEPGKQERDIYLPAGRWKSYKGEHFDKGPMYLTDYPVDLDEIAFFTRVY